A portion of the Etheostoma cragini isolate CJK2018 chromosome 13, CSU_Ecrag_1.0, whole genome shotgun sequence genome contains these proteins:
- the msna gene encoding moesin a gives MPKTISVRVTTMDAELEFAIQPNTTGKQLFDQVVKTIGLREVWYFGLQYQDTKGFSTWLKLNKKVTAQDVRKESPLLFKFRAKFFPEDVTEELIQDATQRLFFLQVKEGILNDDIYCPPETAVLLASYAVQAKYADYNKEVHTPGYLSSEQLLPQRVLDQHKLNKEQWEERIQVWHEEHKSMMREESMMEYLKIAQDLEMYGVNYFSIKNKKGTELWLGVDALGLNIYEQNDKMTPKIGFPWSEIRNISFNDKKFVIKPIDKKAPDFVFYAPRLRINKRILALCMGNHELYMRRRKPDTIEVQQMKAQAREEKNHKKMERALLENEKRKREVAEKEKEKIEKEKEELMDRLKQIEEQTKKAQQELEEQTQRALELELERTSAMEEAERLENELKGAEDAKAALLQQSQNQMKNQEHLATELADLTSKISLLEDAKKKKEEEAVQWQEKATTVQEDLEKTKEELKNKVMAAHIQEPLNAENEQDDENDESNAEASAEFTDAATYKDRSEEERMTEAEKNERLQKHLLALSSELANARDESKKTVNDIIHAENMRAGRDKYKTLRQIRSGNTKQRIDEFECM, from the exons ATTAGTGTCAGAGTCACTACAATGGACGCTGAACTGGAGTTCGCCATTCAGCCAAATACAACAGGAAAGCAACTCTTTGACCAG GTTGTTAAGACCATTGGGCTGCGAGAGGTTTGGTACTTTGGACTCCAATACCAGGATACAAAGGGTTTCTCTACCTGGCTCAAGCTCAACAAGAAG GTGACAGCCCAGGATGTGAGGAAGGAAAGCCCGCTGCTGTTTAAGTTCCGTGCCAAGTTCTTCCCCGAGGATGTGACTGAAGAGTTAATCCAGGATGCCACACAGCGGCTGTTCTTCCTGCAGGTTAAGGAGGGAATCTTAAATGACGACATCTACTGCCCTCCAGAGACTGCAGTCCTCCTGGCCTCCTATGCGGTGCAGGCCAAGTATGCCGACTACAACAAGGAAGTCCACACACCGGGCTATCTGTCCAGTGAACAGCTGCTCCCTCAGAG AGTTCTGGACCAGCACAAACTAAACAAGGAACAGTGGGAGGAGAGGATTCAAGTGTGGCATGAAGAACACAAGAGCATGATGAG AGAAGAGTCCATGATGGAGTATCTGAAGATCGCTCAAGATCTGGAGATGTACGGAGTCAACTACTTCAGCATCAAGAATAAGAAAGGAACAGAACTGTGGTTGGGAGTGGACGCTTTGGGGCTCAACATTTATGAACAGAATGACAA AATGACGCCCAAAATTGGATTTCCTTGGAGCGAAATCAGGAACATTTCCTTCAACGACAAGAAGTTTGTCATTAAACCAATTGACAAGAAAGCACCT GACTTTGTATTCTATGCTCCGAGACTGCGCATCAACAAGCGCATTCTGGCTCTTTGCATGGGCAACCATGAGCTGTATATGCGCCGCCGAAAACCGGACACCATAGAAGTGCAGCAGATGAAGGCTCAGGCTCGGGAGGAGAAGAATCACAAGAAGATGGAGAG GGCTCTGCTGGAGAacgaaaagaggaaaagagaagttgcagaaaaagaaaaggaaaagattgagaaggaaaaggaggaatTAATGGACAGATTAAAGCAGATCGAGGAGCAGACAAAAAAAGCCCAACAAG AGTTGGAGGAGCAAACACAGAGGGCTCTGGAGTTGGAGCTGGAGAGGACGTCCGCTATGGAGGAGGCTGAACGTCTGGAGAACGAGCTGAAGGGTGCTGAGGACGCCAAGGCGGCGCTGCTGCAGCAGTCACAGAACCAGATGAAGAACCAAGAACACCTG GCGACAGAGTTGGCTGATCTGACCTCGAAGATTTCCCTCCTGGAGGATgccaagaaaaagaaggaagaggaggccGTGCAGTGGCAAGAGAAG GCCACCACGGTGCAGGAGGACCTGGAGAAGACCAAAGAAGAGCTCAAAAACAAAGTGATGGCGGCTCACATCCAGGAGCCACTCAATGCAGAGAACGAGCAGGATGATGAGAACGACGAGAGCAACGCTGAGGCCAGCGCTGAGTTCACAGATGCCGCCACGTACAAGGACCGCAGTGAAGAGGAACGCATGACCGAGGCTGAGAAGAACGAGCGTTTGCAGAAACATCTACTC